A section of the Chryseobacterium scophthalmum genome encodes:
- a CDS encoding class I SAM-dependent methyltransferase has product MKDLMGRAIWDYFHNENPEDLQTETSISELDELPVEYLFRDFEGMNKIEKKALKLADGKVLDIGAGAGSHSLYLQNERNLEVTALDISPKSIEVCQSRGIQKAVAQNMLEFSGETFDTILLLMNGTGIFQSLKVIDIYLKKLHSLLNKNGQILIDSTDILYMFDADEDGGVYIPAEGYYGELDYIVHYKGESEDPIKWLYLDFNTLKNAAENNSFKIEKVIQDEDSYLAKLTKK; this is encoded by the coding sequence ATGAAAGACTTAATGGGACGCGCAATCTGGGATTATTTTCACAATGAAAATCCTGAAGATCTGCAGACTGAAACTTCAATTTCCGAACTCGATGAACTTCCGGTAGAATATCTTTTCAGAGATTTTGAAGGAATGAATAAAATCGAAAAGAAAGCTTTAAAACTAGCTGACGGAAAAGTTTTAGATATCGGAGCAGGAGCGGGTTCACATTCTTTATATCTTCAAAATGAAAGAAATTTAGAGGTTACTGCTTTAGATATTTCGCCAAAATCAATTGAGGTTTGCCAATCAAGAGGAATTCAGAAAGCAGTTGCTCAGAATATGCTTGAATTTTCGGGAGAAACTTTCGACACGATTCTTCTATTAATGAATGGAACCGGAATTTTTCAAAGTTTGAAAGTAATTGATATTTATCTTAAAAAACTTCATTCTTTATTAAATAAAAACGGACAGATACTTATTGACAGTACAGATATTTTATACATGTTCGATGCGGATGAAGACGGCGGAGTTTATATTCCTGCAGAAGGATATTATGGTGAATTGGATTATATCGTTCATTACAAAGGTGAGTCTGAAGATCCTATCAAATGGTTGTATCTTGATTTTAATACTTTAAAAAATGCTGCTGAAAATAACAGTTTTAAAATAGAAAAAGTTATTCAGGATGAAGATTCTTACCTGGCAAAACTGACAAAGAAATAA